The region AAATATCAAAACCACCTTCACCGCCTTCGCGCTTACTGCTGAAGAACAAAACGTTTTTTCCACTCAACTTTGCAACATGCGGTTGCGTGTTGTTGGATTGATAAATGTTAATGGGCGGAGGTAGTGCTGCTAATTGTGTCCATTTGCCATCAATGTATTGAGAAAAGTAAATCTGACAATTGTATTCAACCGAATTAACCGCATTGCAACGGGATACAAATACTTTTGTGAAGTCTTCGTTAAAACTTGTATTGGCATTATGAATGTTAGATGCATTAAACAAACTATCCAGTGCTTTTGCTTTCGCCCAGTTTTCATTTTGCTTTTTAGACACGTACAGTTTATTGAAACCTACATTATTAATATCCCTTTTGGAGTTAGCGGTACTTCGTAGCGATGAAAAAATCAACGCTGTATCAATTTCTATTGGTCCGTATTCACTTACTTTGCTGTTTACATTCGTATCCAGGTGTTCAATAATAACATTGAGAGGATTTGCCATTATAATTAAGGCCTCATCGCATGCTTTTGCTTCTTGCTCGGCTTTTAAAACATATAATTTTCGCTGCGCGTCTTTACTGTTCCGGTTTTTCTTGGCGTATTTGTCAAAATACTTTTTCGCGTCTTTATACTTTCCTTTGCTTTTTAAAATCATTCCCATCCAAAGTGGTGTTTCAGGAAACATTTTACCATTGTCCTCTTTCATGATTTTATCATACCAGTGATAGGCGATGTCAAAATCATAATTGAGTCGGGAAGCTTCGGCGTATTTAAATTGGTATAAAGCCTGAGTAGAATCCAATAATATTAAACGATTAAAATATTGTGCGGCTGAAAAATAATCTTTCTCATCCATGCTCTTTACCCCACTTGAGTACAATTGTTTTTTATTTTGGGCAGAAAGAGACAGCGACAACATTAAAGTCATCACTAATAAAACAAATTGATATGTTGTATAGAGAGATTTTTTCACATTTACATGAATACAGGACATACGCGTTTTTTAGCAATGAATGGTCGGCTCTTTTTAATGATATGTGTTATAAATATTTCAAATGCGCCTCTACGATTGGTGGCTGCTAAAAACTTACTGGTGTTTAAATCGTAACTAATTCCGGCAGTTGTTGTTTTAAAAGTATAGCCTAATCGGGCAATAAACGCGTCTCTTGTTCTTAAATAAAAACCTAAAGAAGCTGTGTTATTTATATTGCTGTCGAAAACATATTTAATGTTGGTTCCGGGAACAAACTCATTGTATTTTCCCTGATGCGAAAATAAAATTTCGGTTTGCCATAAAAATTTATTGTTAGCAGTTACAGGCATTTCAAAACTTAAATAGTTACCTAATTTGCTATCCAGCTTACTGGTTGGATTACCCTGATAACTGATAACGGGATTTGACAAATGATTAAATGAAAATCCATAGATCAATCGCGTAAACTGTGAGAATGAATATTGCGCGGCAAAACCCAGATTAAAATCACCAAAGGTGGTTTTCGTTTTTTGAAAATTTTCTCCTGTACCAAGGGAACTGTTATAAGCATAACCATCAAACTGACTGTCAAAAGTCATTTCGTTATAATTAAAATTAGCGGCATTCAATCCGGTGTTTAATCCAATACTAATAAGTAGAGATGAGTCGCGTTTTAATTTATGTATGTAAGATAAATTAATGTAAAATTGATTGTTGGTGTAAAACGCGTCCCCTGCTTTATCGTTATTAAATAAAATACCAATACCAAAGCAATCCGAAAATAATTGTTTGGGTTTATAGCGCATATCACCAGCAAACGAAACGGTACGATAAGGTACAGGAACGCTCTGCCATTGACTCCGGTATATTCCGTTAACACGATAATCGCCATCAAACAACCCGGTAAATGCAGGGTTTAAATTTAAGAGAGAACCATTGTATTGAGAAAAATGGATGTCCTGAGCTTTACCATTTAAAAATAAAGCGCAAATAAGAATCGATAACAGTTTGTATTTAAACCCCATTCATAACAAATATACTTAAACAAAATCTTATATAAAAATGCTTTATTGCTGAGTGTATTTTAGTACATTTGCTCAAATTTTTAAACAATGGCTACAGATAATTTTCAGGCACACGATTATTATTTAATGGATGAGTTATTATCCGATGAACATAAATTAATTCGTGAAACGGCCCGCGCATGGGTAAAGAAAGAAGTAACTCCAACAGTGGAAGATTTCGCTCAAAAGGCTGAGTTTCCTAAACACTGGATTAAAGGTTTAGCAGAGATTGGTGCTTTTGGTCCGTATATTCCTACAGAGTATGGGGGGCCTGGTTTAGATCAGATTTCTTACGGTATTTTAATGCAAGAAATTGAGCGTGGTGATAGTGGCTTGCGTTCTACAGCTTCAGTTCAAAGTTCTTTGGTGATGTATCCGATTTACGCTTACGGAAGTGAAGAACAAAAGAAAAAATATTTACCAAAATTAGCAGCCGGTGAGATGATGGGTTGTTTTGGTTTAACAGAACCGGATCACGGAAGTAATCCTGCAGGCATGTTAACTAACTTTAAAGATGCGGGTGACGGTAAAAATGTGATTTTAAATGGCGCAAAAATGTGGATTAGTAATTCACCTTTTGCTGACATCGCTGTTGTTTGGGCGAAGGATGATAACGGAGAAATTCGCGGCTTAATTGTTGAGCGTGGCATGCCGGGATTTACAACGCCTGAAACGCATGGCAAATGGAGTTTACGCGCAAGTGCAACCGGCGAGTTAGTTTTTGATAACGTAAAAGTTCCGAAAGAAAATATTTTCCCAAACATAAAAGGATTAAAAGGTCCATTAGGTTGTTTAAACAGCGCGCGCTATGGTATTGCTTGGGGTGTAATTGGTGCTGCGATGGATTGCTATGACAGTGCTTTACGTTATAGTAAAGAACGTATTCAGTTTGGTAAACCAATTGGCGCATTTCAGTTAACACAGAAAAAATTGGCGGAGATGATAACCGAAATTACCAAAGCACAATTATTAACGTATCGTTTAGGGCAATTGAAAAATGAGAATCGTGCAACCCCTGCGCAAATCTCTATGGCAAAACGTAACAATGTGCATATGGCTTTAACCATTGCACGTGAGGCGCGTCAGATTCATGGCGGAATGGGAATTACCGGTGAGTATCCTATTATGCGTCACATGATGAATTTGGAATCAGTAATTACGTACGAAGGAACTCACGACATTCATTTATTAATTACCGGAATGGATGTTACAGGCTTCAATGCGTTTAATTAATGTTTACTATTTTTGATAATATCAACGGATTGCAAAAACTGCAATCCGTTTTTGTTTTAAATTTGTATTAAAATTCACATCATGGCACATCTAGTGGCACCATCTATTTTATCGGCCGACTTCGCAAACATTCAGCGCGATGTTGAAATGATTAATAAAAGTGAAGCGGATTGGTTTCATGTGGATGTGATGGATGGTTTTTTTGTTCCTAATATTTCTTTTGGTTTTCCTGTTATAAAAGCCATTAAAAAGCATGCAAAAAAACCATTGGATGTGCATTTAATGATTGTTGATCCGGATCGTTACATTACTACTTTTAAAGAAGCAGGTGCAGATGTTTTAACGGTTCATATGGAAGCTTGTACACACTTACATCGTACTTTACAAAGTATTAAGGCAAATGGCATGAAGGCCGGTGTTGCTTTAAATCCTCACACAAATATTCATACGCTTGAAGATGTTATTTGCGATGTGGATTTGGTGTGTTTAATGAGTGTGAATCCCGGGTTTGGCGGACAAAAATTCATTGAGAATACTTATCATAAAGTGGCGGTTCTAAAAGCCATGATTAAGAATAAAAAAGCACACACCTTAATTGAAATCGACGGTGGTGTTGATTTAAATAATTACAAAAAATTATTGCAAGCGGGGGCAGATGTTCTTGTTGCGGGCAATACAGTTTTTGCAAGTTCTAATCCAACCGAAACCATTAAGCAGTTAAAGCTGGCTTAATTTTATTTTTTTGATGTCGCAGGAACTTTATAAAATCAGTAAATCAGGTTTTTTAAAGTATGACCAATGTCCGAAAGCGTTTTTTCTCTATAAGAAGTTTCCTTATTTACGTGATCCTATTTCAAAGGAAAAACAATTGACGTTTAATCGCGGCCATGAAGTGGGACATTTGGCGCAGCAATTATTTCCCGGAGGCGTGGATGCATCTGTTGATGCTAAAGGTGCAAATGATGTTGCACTAAAAACACAGCAATTATTACAAAACAACATAACTACCATCTATGAAGCTACTTTTGTTTTCAATAGTGTATTGATAATGGTGGATATTTTGCATTTCGACGGAACAAAATGGAATGCCTACGAGGTGAAAAGTTCTTTGAAAATTAGTGAAGTGTACGTGAAAGATGCTTGCCTGCAATATTATGTTTTAAAAAATGCATTGCCTGATTTCTCAGATTTGTTTTTAGTGACTTTAAATGGGGATTATGTTAGAGGAGATGAGTTGGAATTAAATAAGTTGTTTAAGAAACGCAATATAAGTTCTGATGCTGAGAAAAATCTGGAATTTTTCACCCACAAAGTTTCA is a window of Bacteroidota bacterium DNA encoding:
- a CDS encoding PorP/SprF family type IX secretion system membrane protein — encoded protein: MGFKYKLLSILICALFLNGKAQDIHFSQYNGSLLNLNPAFTGLFDGDYRVNGIYRSQWQSVPVPYRTVSFAGDMRYKPKQLFSDCFGIGILFNNDKAGDAFYTNNQFYINLSYIHKLKRDSSLLISIGLNTGLNAANFNYNEMTFDSQFDGYAYNSSLGTGENFQKTKTTFGDFNLGFAAQYSFSQFTRLIYGFSFNHLSNPVISYQGNPTSKLDSKLGNYLSFEMPVTANNKFLWQTEILFSHQGKYNEFVPGTNIKYVFDSNINNTASLGFYLRTRDAFIARLGYTFKTTTAGISYDLNTSKFLAATNRRGAFEIFITHIIKKSRPFIAKKRVCPVFM
- a CDS encoding acyl-CoA dehydrogenase family protein, whose amino-acid sequence is MATDNFQAHDYYLMDELLSDEHKLIRETARAWVKKEVTPTVEDFAQKAEFPKHWIKGLAEIGAFGPYIPTEYGGPGLDQISYGILMQEIERGDSGLRSTASVQSSLVMYPIYAYGSEEQKKKYLPKLAAGEMMGCFGLTEPDHGSNPAGMLTNFKDAGDGKNVILNGAKMWISNSPFADIAVVWAKDDNGEIRGLIVERGMPGFTTPETHGKWSLRASATGELVFDNVKVPKENIFPNIKGLKGPLGCLNSARYGIAWGVIGAAMDCYDSALRYSKERIQFGKPIGAFQLTQKKLAEMITEITKAQLLTYRLGQLKNENRATPAQISMAKRNNVHMALTIAREARQIHGGMGITGEYPIMRHMMNLESVITYEGTHDIHLLITGMDVTGFNAFN
- a CDS encoding ribulose-phosphate 3-epimerase translates to MMAHLVAPSILSADFANIQRDVEMINKSEADWFHVDVMDGFFVPNISFGFPVIKAIKKHAKKPLDVHLMIVDPDRYITTFKEAGADVLTVHMEACTHLHRTLQSIKANGMKAGVALNPHTNIHTLEDVICDVDLVCLMSVNPGFGGQKFIENTYHKVAVLKAMIKNKKAHTLIEIDGGVDLNNYKKLLQAGADVLVAGNTVFASSNPTETIKQLKLA